In a genomic window of Diadema setosum chromosome 3, eeDiaSeto1, whole genome shotgun sequence:
- the LOC140226681 gene encoding uncharacterized protein: MTTSRQNKQDDEAREIFVDGHALEEVHQCKYLGAMMNEEATSTTEMKTRMAMATALLAKMNHVWRSREVREKTKIELMKALSTSIALCGCESWTLSKNLEKKIAAFEIHCRCFRRLLGIHWHDCRTNASVLEEIRRKVRDYEPLLDVMKRRKMQRFGHVTRRPGTLAHTIMHGRVDGRRAQGRPRRNWVDDVRRWAEKPVEICMRMAQDKETWRTTFQCPNGRNATGVT; the protein is encoded by the coding sequence ATGACGACTTCAAGACAGAATAAACAAGATGACGAAGCACGGGAGATATTTGTGGACGGGCACGCGCTAGAGGAAGTCCACCAATGCAAATATCTGGGCGCCATGATGAATGAGGAGGCCACTTCGACAACAGAAATGAAGACAAGAATGGCCATGGCGACTGCTCTGTTGGCCAAGATGAACCATGTCTGGAGAAGCAGAGAggtgagagagaaaacaaagattGAGCTGATGAAGGCGCTATCGACCTCGATAGCCCTATGTGGATGCGAGTCATGGACGCTAAGCAAAAATCTAGAGAAGAAAATAGCCGCTTTCgagatacattgtagatgtttCCGTCGATTACTTGGGATACATTGGCACGATTGCCGCACCAATGCATCAGTGCTGGAAGAGATCAGGAGGAAAGTTAGGGATTATGAACCACTACTGGACGTAATGAAGAGAAGGAAGATGCAAAGGTTCGGACATGTCACTCGACGGCCAGGTACACTAGCGCATACGATAATGCATGGTCGGGTGGATGGGCGACGAGCGCAAGGAAGACCAAGGAGGAATTGGGTGGATGATGTGAGGAGATGGGCGGAGAAGCCGGTGGAAATCTGTATGAGAATGGCGCAGGATAAGGAAACCTGGAGAACGACATTTCAGTGCCCCAACGGCAGAAATGCTACGGGTGTGACCTGA
- the LOC140226682 gene encoding uncharacterized protein: MPNLTTLELEDVTIKDEFFAALAQSASGARLESINHTGGPDISADASQAYATSICTMPNLKTLELRYVTIADEFFEALAESASEAGLESMKHSRGPSISADASQAYATSICSMPNLKTLELRDVTITDEFFDALAESAKGARLESIKHSRGPSISADASQAYATSICTMPNLKTLELEDVTIKDQFFTALAQSASGARLESMTHSGGPDISADASQAYATSICTMPNLKTLELEDVTIADEFFPALAESASGARLESMKHSEGPDISADASQAYATSICTMPNLKTLELEDVTIKDEFFAALAESASGARVSHIA; the protein is encoded by the exons atgccaaaccttacGACTCTGGAGCTTGAAGATGTCACGATAAAAGACGAGTTCTTTGCAGCCCTCGCCCAATCAGCATCAGGAGCAAGG CTTGAATCAATAAACCACACTGGAGGACCTGACATCTCGGCTGATGCATCACAAGCCTACGCCACTAGTATCTGTACTATGCCAAACCTTAAGACTCTGGAGCTTAGATATGTCACGATAGCAGACGAGTTCTTTGAAGCCCTCGCCGAATCAGCATCAGAAGCAGGG CTTGAATCAATGAAACACAGCAGAGGACCTTCCATCTCGGCTGATGCATCACAAGCCTACGCCACGAGTATCTGTAGCATGCCAAACCTTAAGACTCTGGAGCTTAGAGATGTCACGATAACAGACGAGTTTTTTGATGCCCTCGCCGAATCAGCAAAAGGAGCAAGG CTTGAATCAATAAAACACAGCAGAGGACCTTCCATATCTGCTGATGCATCACAAGCCTACGCAACGAGTATCtgtaccatgccaaaccttaagaCTCTGGAGCTTGAAGATGTCACGATAAAAGACCAGTTCTTTACAGCCCTCGCCCAATCAGCATCAGGAGCAAGG CTTGAATCAATGACACACAGCGGAGGACCGGACATCTCGGCTGATGCATCACAAGCCTACGCCACGAGTATCTGTACCATGCCTAACCTTAAGACTCTGGAGCTTGAAGATGTCACGATAGCAGACGAATTCTTTCCAGCCCTCGCCGAATCAGCATCAGGAGCAAGG CTTGAATCAATGAAACACAGCGAAGGACCGGACATCTCGGCTGATGCATCACAAGCCTACGCCACTAGTATCtgtaccatgccaaaccttaagaCTCTGGAGCTTGAAGATGTCACGATAAAAGACGAATTCTTTGCAGCCCTCGCCGAATCAGCATCAGGAGCAAGGGTATCTCATATTGCATGA
- the LOC140226683 gene encoding uncharacterized protein: protein MPNLKTLELRDVRIADEFFAALAESASGARLESIEHIRGRNISADASQAYATSICAMPNLKTLELTDVRIADEFFAALAESASGARFESGTHRCGGPSISADASQAYATSICTMPNLKTLELRDVKIADEFFAALAESAKEARVSHIA from the exons atgccaaaccttaagaCTCTGGAGCTTAGAGATGTCAGGATAGCAGACGAGTTCTTTGCAGCCCTCGCCGAATCAGCATCGGGAGCAAGG CTTGAATCAATAGAACACATTCGAGGACGTAACATCTCGGCTGACGCATCACAAGCCTACGCCACGAGTATCTGTGccatgccaaaccttaagaCTCTGGAGCTTACAGATGTCAGGATAGCAGACGAGTTCTTTGCAGCCCTCGCCGAATCAGCATCGGGAGCAAGG TTTGAATCAGGGACACACAGATGCGGAGGACCTTCCATCTCGGCTGATGCATCACAAGCCTACGCCACGAGTATCtgtaccatgccaaaccttaagaCTCTGGAGCTTAGAGATGTCAAGATAGCAGACGAGTTCTTTGCAGCCCTCGCCGAATCAGCAAAAGAAGCAAGGGTATCTCATATTGCATGA